taagtcgctgttagtaacagcgactttaccCTTGACtaattttttgaccatttcttttaattcgctgttaatAAGAGCGActatacaccaagcctagcttttgagccaaggacgcttattttgggaaaaaagtttaaacgaagcttgttttttaaataaagtcaaaaacatcttattttttgcaaattttcACATCCAATTCTCTATTCTAAAATTTAATCTAAAATTGATACATTAGATTATCacttttttatagaaaaatttgaacttgataaaatataatagtatttgaattaaattttaaaaatttcattttaataataataaggaaaaattatttctaaaaagTCAACCTTTTGGCCATCCACAAATAAAGGGCcaacatttcatttattttttaaaaatccaaccttttactcatttattttttaaaaatccaacATTTAACTCATTTTTGCAAAGAAAGAGTTTCCAAATAATGCTTACTAACTGTAACCGGTTAACCTTGATAAttcaaaaaagtaaaagaaattaatattttaacctAAACTCTTCACTTTCTCTGAAAATGTTCATTCAATGTCTTTATCTGTTTTCTCTCACACTCTTCATTCTCCCTGTTCGTTGAAGCTGCAAATGAGTGGGTGCAAATCTTCTTCTTGTGGACACAGTGTAAACTCGGGTAATGTTAAGATGTTATCCCAACTTAACGGAGAAATTAAGAACTGTCCGTAGGGAGCCAAACATAGGAGAGAAATTCTACTCTTGCCCAAATTGGCCAATAAGTTGATAAAGTTCCTTTGTATTTAAGTTGTTATTGTATAAAagtgttaattttgtttttatttttttttagaatggTGATTGTGTCCTTCTTTGAATGGAAAAAACAATTCAAATTTCTAGAAAATTTAGATGTAATGTTTTGGAAAATTGATAGAGCTAGAGGCACAATGTGGTATGCTGGATGAGAACATAAGGATCAACCTTAAGAGTGAAACCTAATCTATAAGCAAAATTCGAACAATTATCAGTCAAACAATGAAGTATCAATTGAgaatttaaagttaataatctACTTTTGTTGTGATGTTTTTCTCGAAATCTCCTTTGTAATACCCAAGAAATAAAAGTTACCTTAAAATTGTGTTTAAACCTCCACTACAGAAATGctaaaggttagattatttttGGTTAAAGAAGGTAATTGCATGtgtgaagaagaagaggaagaagaagaagaagatggtaAATAAGTCAAACTGATAGCTATGACTTGGTTGATATaggaatttaataattttaccgATGACCAGTAAAATAACTCTTTCTTTGCAAAAATGAGCAAAAGGTtggatttttataaaataaatgaaacgtTGGCCTTTTATTTGCAGATGGCCGAAAGGTTGGCttttagaaataatttttcctaataaataTCAATACTAATGTCCATTGCATGAGTTTCTATATTAGAAATTATATATAAGaagatttaaattaaattatataagttgctaaaaaaaattaacttactGAATTTGGTCTTCTCTCATTTTATTATGTGAGctatttttgtgaaaaaaacaTATTTCGAAACAAAGAgttcatatgctagtaatttaATATGTTCGGCTCTTAAACACATAAATAGAGAATGTCTCATTGTGAGACTGTCTCACACAATAATTTgtgatagtaataataacaatagtattaATTTATACTAGGAGTAGAACTTTATTTGTGCACAAGTTCAACATAAAAGacctttgaaaaaaaaaagctcaaaataTAAGAGGACgactttgaaaataaaaggtatcctttaaacaaaaaaaCAGAAAAGACTAGGAAAATTATCTCAAGTTTTTAAGAGCAAATAAGCAATGGAAGAAGATGGGCATGAAAAGCAGCAATGGCAAGGACAAGGGGGAAAAGCAATAGTAATGTTGATAAGTGGAACATTGATTTACTACCATTGTACTTTCCGTAACTCTACTTTTCTCTCCCTTCTCTCCGATGTCTTCCTTGTCATCCTTTGCTCTCTCGCCATTCTCGGCCTCCTCTTTCGCCACTTCAATATTTCGTTAGTATTCTTTCTCTttccttttcttgtttttttttcaattaatttcttgatttttcTATTTCTTTCTAGGGTTCAATTATTTTCACAATTGGGTTTTGATTAAATCTGGATATACTTTTCTGAATTATGGGTCATCACTCAATttcataatttgaaattttgagttctataattttcaaattttgagtTCTAGGGTGCAATTACTTTCTCAATTGGGTATACTTTTCTGAATTAAGGATGATCACttcaattttgaaattttgaaattttgactCTTGAAATTTGTGCTTCCCGTGctatgattttgaaatttagaaAATCTGAGTGCTATAATTTGTGCTTCCGTGCTATAACTTTGAAAACTTGAGCTCTAGCCTCTAGGGTTCAATTATTTTCTCAATTGGGTTTAATTCAAGTCTGAGTATATTTTTCTGAATTATGGGTGATGACttcaattttgaaattttgatttatataattTGTTTACCTTACTATATATAGGATTGATTATGAAATGCAGGGTTCCCGTGGATCCATTAGAGTGGCAGATTTCCCAAGACACTGCAAATGGGGTTTTCGCGTGTTTGGCCAATACAGTTGGGGCCGCTGAGTCTGTTCTTCGTGTCGCTGCGGCGGGTCATGATAAGAAGCTCTTTATTAGGGTATGAGTACTAATTTTTACACGaataaacatttattttcaCTTATTTATATTGATGTGTGCAGTGTGTTCTATGAACGTTTTTTACTGCTTCTGTTTATGTTCATTGTGAGAATATGGGGGGAAATTAAGAATGAAGTGTGGAAAAACCTTATGGTAGAAGTACATTGTTAGAGGTGTTTGGTTGTTTCAAGAAATTTCTTGTTAGACTGACATTTTTTGGGCAACCATAAATTCCTATGAAGTGTAGAAATTTAATTACGAAGGGGGTGTTGAATGTTGATAACTTTCATTCTCTTATCAATTGTTTTTTTGGATCCCTCAATAATATGTACTTTCCcgttttattcatctttcagGTGGTTGTCAGTCTCTACCTTTTATCAGTTCTTGGAAGGCTGGTTTCTGGGGTTACAGTTGCTTATGCTGGTACCTTCTTTTACCTTTCATTTGGTATTATGTTCTTTAGTTGGTCGTGAACTCATGATGTGCCAAGTTAATGGTGGTTCTTTGTTGCAACTTTAAACTTGCATGCACGTTAGTCGGTTGAAGctaaacatcatcatcattataccaaTTGTATCCTGCTCATAGAAGCTATAATCAATGCCTGGGAAGCAATAGAAAACAGTAGACCATAACCTCAAGATAGAGGTTACAGCCAATGAGACTCTAGGCTCGAGAGAAGAAAATGTTCTGTTATACTCTTGCATTTTTATGAAGTGCAGTATCATTTTCTATGCGTCTTACGAGACCACTCGCGGGATAGTTGTACTCTTCAACTTTTCTGAACCACGAAAAGAAAGCACACAACGGTGTATACTCCCATGCCTACAAAAGGAAAGTGTCCCTAAAATCGCATGCAGTGATACTCTGACAAAATATACTCCCAACTCCTCAATAGAAATCCTTTTAACATACTAATCTTTTTGCTTCATGCGGCTATGTTGAAGCTTTCACATAATTCGCTAATCTCCTTGTAAATCGTAAAtagaaaaaagcaaattattgtCGGTTTTGAACTATTCTTGGGCAAACTTGAGCGAATTACGTTTTCAAAAGGCAAATCAGCTAGTAAATTATGCTACTGTGTTGAAGATGGAATGTTTTCCAATCTATTCTAGTACTTCTATGTTGAAATGTACGTGATTCTCGTTATTTTAAcataaaattaactaaaattttctttcGGGTTCTTGTTTTGTATGGAAATGGACCTCTATACTCGATGGTGCATCAGCCTAACTCATTTTGCTTTGTCGTTTCTTTTTATATCACCTCGTTGTTTTCAATTGCTTATATTACTTGGCATTATTCGACCTTGATTTCAGTATCAGATATATGATGTGCTTTGCATTCATGGCTAACGGAGTTGTTTTGAATCTATATCCAGGTTTGTGTTTAATTTGTCTCTACATGTTTGTCGAGAGCTCACTGCCTCTCAGCAGTCGACTTTCTCAATATCTGTCGAGAAGAGAGAATGCTGGAGAGATCCAGGATTAGTACACAGCAAACTGATCCTCGGCTATAATCGTACATGaagaaaatcaaattataattatcaattattCAGGTGTACAAATTCTAATTGTCCTCGATCGTAATCacaattttgattgattaatagATCCAAAGCAAGAACTCTAGATATTTGATCATCTGATTGCTCAATGTTAGCACGAGTTTGCAATTTTGCTTCTTCAATTTCACGTTCTTTGTTCTTACGGCCAGAAACTTGAAAACGGCATGTCCTCCTTTGATTTCAATAATCAATTCTTGTGCGCTAGCTAGATCATAGCTTAGTGAGTCGTTAAGAATGTTGGAAATCCAAGTTAGACCCCTTCATCATTGCTTGCTAAGAGCTCTTGTATCCAGCTTTCATCTCAGCCTTGTGAGCAGCCCTTCTGGTTCGTATTGTACGAGTGATGGAGTTTCTTGTTATATTCCTGTTATACAATATTTgcctaaatttttaatttgttttaaacgaCTTGAAATTATACCAAACTTCAATCAAACTTAAACTTTCACCAAACTAAGCCCTAATcgaaattttaaacaaatacgACACATAATCAACTCGACTTAAACGTACTAGATTGATTTTGACCCGAATCATTCAGATCAAACACAAACCCGTCTTTTACTTGACTACGAACTTTCAAAACCGACATTGACAAAACTGAACTCTAATCAACCCAAATGTCATCTCTAACAATGCACCTACAACCTAAAGCCGATTGGAATGTGCTTCAAGAAACCATTCACAGCAAGCATTATAGGCAATTAACAAAAGCAAGcaaattttttatgaaacaaAATTGTATTATCAGTCTACTACGATTCTTAATGAACATCAATACATCTACTTTTgctaataatttcttttttttttatttaaagttgAGCTAGAAAATTCCTACATGcagaataaaaaagaattaaacctTCTCAAACTCATGTCACGAGAATAAAAGAAACAGCTTTCAACCACTAAGCTAACCCATGATTCTCATCTTAATTCTTCTCTAATGTTGCACAGCCAAACATTATGGCTGTATTTGGAAGCGCAATAGCAAAAATCTGTTATAAACCAGCCAGCATAGTGGTATGTTAAATGTCGTCCCATTATAAAGAAGGGGACGAAAGATTTCATGTCGTTTAAAAATGGCGTTTTTCAACAAGAAGAATATCTTTCCAGGCTTCATAAAACATCCAGGTAATGCCCGAGTTTGGCATCACTTTAAAAGTGCTGGCGCCCCAACCTCTATACAGCCCCATTACGCCTTCTTCACGGACTACTTCTGCAAGCGCTGCAGCCATGTTTGGCGGGCATTTTCCTTGCAATGCTCCTACCATCAATCTTTTCCTAGCTACCTCAAGCGGGAAGCTAATCGTGCTTGCGGTAAGACCTAGTAAAAATATACAAACAGAATGATTATATGGGGGTGCTAATCATGCTTTCGGATCAAGAAAAACGCAACATCAAATAAATTTTGATCAACGAAAAGATGGGTAGAATCTAAGAAGTAATAAGCCACAATTCCATCTGTATTGGGCATGAACCCTCTCTCAAAAAATGACAAATACATAAGCAACTCGAGAGGAGCTTTAATCAATTTActtgtataaaaaataaaataaggacTTAACGATTCACCTGAAATAGCTCCGATTAAAAGCAATTCTGCTCGGTTCAGTTTCTTCTTCTTATGTGCACCACAGTAAGACGTCTTCAATTTGTCGTACATAAAATAATAGCATGTACTATATGGGAGCATCCCGACAAGAGTTGGAGCAATGCCAGAATACAAGGCTTGAACACCACCATCTTTGTAAATTTTACCAAGTGCAACCGTTAAATTCGGGTAATCCTGAGGTCTGATGGTCAATCGATCCTGCCATGAAAAAGTCAAACATCAATGTTTTTGAAATCACTCCTACACATGATGAAAATCGTATAAGTACATGGTACGGTTTCAGTTCGAGTACCTTAACTACTTCAAGAGGATGACAGGCAAGTGTGCCAGCGATTCCAGCTGCAGCACCTGCCAAACCCACCGGGGACAGCCACGAGAGAGGAAGGCTTAAAGTAATGTCGCCAAATTGAATTTTGGGATCTCCATGACGATGCCATTTTTCTTGGCTTAATGTCATTGTTCGCTTGACCCACTCAAATGTTCCAAGTTCGATTGCCTGAGTAGGGATTATTCGCAGCATATTAATAGTATTTCCGGCCCAGAGACCTTGCCAACCCTGCTGATTAATGACCTCTAGGAAATTTCCGGGTATACTTTTGGAGCCAACGCCAACAACCATTCTTGTCCTGAAAGAAATTAAACGTGGAAAGAGGAAAAAAGTACGGACAGATTAGGTTCACGGTTCACCATTAATTTGAAACAATATGAAAGTCTTTATCAGTCAAAAACTTAGATGACTTAGATGACAATAACACATTAAACAGTCAAAAAGCTCCCCCGACACCGACATTTACAGACAACAGTCGACTACTATCGGAAATCGGAATGAGGTATACGCTTGTAAGCAGCACTAAATCAGCATTGTAGCAGGAAAAATAAATCTCTATTGAAGACTTCAACAGCTTTGATAAAGCAGCCATCGCCAATTCTAGTCATTTCCAACATCATGACTACGTTCACATAATTTATTAAGAATTGCAAGTAggggtgttcattcgggtcatcggtcGATTTCAGGTTAAGTGTTTTGGGTTGGTTCAAAATCAAGTCTTGTGTTCAtattggtttttacataattataaatccaTTTTTAAGTCGGGTCAAATTTAGTTCGGTTATAAGGTCAGGTGAATATGTCGGGTGAATAATAGCAACACAAAACTAAAGACATGAAAAGCTCATTAAAACTATAAGCATTGCCAGTACAAGCAGGCACCATTCCAACATGTAGAAGCAGCTGTTACACATCTATTTTTCGATCCCACAACCTTATCAACAAAAGGAAAGATAGCCTTCAAATTTAAGAATTTTGAAACAGAATGTATTTAGTTGATTggaccatagtgtaaaaatgcggtaacggt
The sequence above is drawn from the Amaranthus tricolor cultivar Red isolate AtriRed21 chromosome 5, ASM2621246v1, whole genome shotgun sequence genome and encodes:
- the LOC130813208 gene encoding reticulon-like protein B23; the protein is MEEDGHEKQQWQGQGGKAIVMLISGTLIYYHCTFRNSTFLSLLSDVFLVILCSLAILGLLFRHFNISVPVDPLEWQISQDTANGVFACLANTVGAAESVLRVAAAGHDKKLFIRVVVSLYLLSVLGRLVSGVTVAYAGLCLICLYMFVESSLPLSSRLSQYLSRRENAGEIQD
- the LOC130813207 gene encoding probable mitochondrial adenine nucleotide transporter BTL1; this encodes MIQKSPSQNNKQLVFGDVYGVVMLPEKKGINKEQNLDLKLQLPDISIPFKEFLKKREVGEFLSGALAGAMTKAVLAPLETIRTRMVVGVGSKSIPGNFLEVINQQGWQGLWAGNTINMLRIIPTQAIELGTFEWVKRTMTLSQEKWHRHGDPKIQFGDITLSLPLSWLSPVGLAGAAAGIAGTLACHPLEVVKDRLTIRPQDYPNLTVALGKIYKDGGVQALYSGIAPTLVGMLPYSTCYYFMYDKLKTSYCGAHKKKKLNRAELLLIGAISGLTASTISFPLEVARKRLMVGALQGKCPPNMAAALAEVVREEGVMGLYRGWGASTFKVMPNSGITWMFYEAWKDILLVEKRHF